In Osmia bicornis bicornis chromosome 1, iOsmBic2.1, whole genome shotgun sequence, the following proteins share a genomic window:
- the LOC123988021 gene encoding uncharacterized protein LOC123988021, with protein sequence MRHTIEAETRDQAKSEKWIAYRRKLLTASNFGKICKLRKDTPWENTLKSIMYPQIPNLRSLEYGRENEANALRQLEDELGIHIRSCGLFIDAVVPYLRATPDGIVDDDTIVEVKCPESAKDLSPAETIEQLPAIRRIFRGDEMNKIHHYYYQVQGQLHITNRQCALFCLWTPKGMKIVKVPRNDTFWATEMEEKLKKFYEDCMLPEIIDSRFN encoded by the coding sequence ATGCGGCACACGATCGAAGCGGAAACTCGTGATcaagcgaaaagcgaaaagtgGATAGCTTACaggagaaaattattaaccgCATCAAATTTCGGCAAGATATGCAAATTACGAAAAGATACACCGTGGGAAAATACTTTGAAGAGTATAATGTATCCGCAAATACCAAATTTACGTTCCCTCGAATACGGAAGAGAGAACGAGGCAAACGCCTTGAGACAATTAGAAGACGAATTAGGAATTCATATTCGATCATGTGGCCTCTTCATCGATGCCGTTGTGCCTTACTTACGTGCAACTCCTGACGGCATCGTAGACGATGATACCATCGTCGAAGTCAAATGTCCGGAATCGGCGAAGGATTTATCGCCTGCTGAAACAATAGAGCAACTTCCTGCAATACGGCGTATTTTCCGGGGTGatgaaatgaacaaaattcaTCACTACTATTATCAAGTGCAAGGACAGTTGCACATAACGAATAGACAATGTGCTCTATTCTGTTTATGGACGccgaaaggaatgaaaattgtCAAAGTACCAAGAAATGATACATTCTGGGCAACAGAGATGGAGGAAAAACTGAAGAAGTTTTATGAAGACTGCATGTTGCCAGAAATCATAGATAGTAGATTCAATTGA